The following proteins are encoded in a genomic region of Xenopus laevis strain J_2021 chromosome 3L, Xenopus_laevis_v10.1, whole genome shotgun sequence:
- the ube2n.L gene encoding ubiquitin-conjugating enzyme E2 N, with the protein MAGLPRRIIKETQRLLAEPVPGIKAEPDESNARYFHVVIAGPQDSPFEGGTFKLELFLPEEYPMAAPKVRFMTKIYHPNVDKLGRICLDILKDKWSPALQIRTVLLSIQALLSAPNPDDPLANDVAEQWKTNEAQAIETARAWTRLYATNNL; encoded by the exons ATGGCCGGGCTGCCCCGCAGGATAATTAAG GAAACCCAACGTTTACTGGCAGAGCCAGTCCCTGGAATTAAGGCTGAGCCAGATGAAAGCAATGCTCGCTATTTCCATGTGGTTATCGCTGGTCCACAGGATTCCCCCTTTGAGGGAGGGACATTTAAACTTGAGTTATTTCTTCCGGAAGAATACCCAATGGCAGCTCCTAAAGTACGTTTCATGACCAAAATCTATCACCCTAATGTAGACAAGCTGGGAAGAATATGCCTAGATATTTTGAAAG ATAAATGGTCACCAGCTCTGCAGATCCGTACTGTGCTCCTATCAATTCAGGCTTTGTTAAGTGCTCCAAACCCCGACGACCCGTTAGCAAATGATGTAGCCGAGCAGTGGAAGACAAATGAAGCCCAAGCCATAGAAACAG
- the mrpl42.L gene encoding 39S ribosomal protein L42, mitochondrial isoform X1, with protein sequence MVPFLKIKVELAMTSDGKTIVCYHPSVEVPYEHTKRLPQKDPLTSHTETHELVLKARLSDAKAKPEPTIEELSKMFYTTKHRWYPVGQYHRRRMKKEHPKDR encoded by the exons ATggtaccatttttaaaaat CAAAGTGGAGTTGGCCATGACATCAGATGGGAAAACAATTGTCTGTTACCATCCATCAGTTGAAGTTCCGTATGAACACACAAAG CGTCTTCCTCAGAAGGACCCATTAACCAGCCACACAGAAACACATGAGCTTGTCTTAAAGGCCAGACTAAGTGATGCCAAAGCTAAACCTGAGCCAACGATAGAAGAGCTTAGCAAAATGTTTTACACAACCAAACATCGTTGGTATCCAGTGGGGCA ATACCACAGAAGACGTATGAAGAAAGAGCACCCAAAGGATCGATGA
- the mrpl42.L gene encoding 39S ribosomal protein L42, mitochondrial isoform X2 gives MTSDGKTIVCYHPSVEVPYEHTKRLPQKDPLTSHTETHELVLKARLSDAKAKPEPTIEELSKMFYTTKHRWYPVGQYHRRRMKKEHPKDR, from the exons ATGACATCAGATGGGAAAACAATTGTCTGTTACCATCCATCAGTTGAAGTTCCGTATGAACACACAAAG CGTCTTCCTCAGAAGGACCCATTAACCAGCCACACAGAAACACATGAGCTTGTCTTAAAGGCCAGACTAAGTGATGCCAAAGCTAAACCTGAGCCAACGATAGAAGAGCTTAGCAAAATGTTTTACACAACCAAACATCGTTGGTATCCAGTGGGGCA ATACCACAGAAGACGTATGAAGAAAGAGCACCCAAAGGATCGATGA